The Brachybacterium huguangmaarense genome contains a region encoding:
- a CDS encoding HNH endonuclease signature motif containing protein: MDEARGRGGDAGRRASHDAVPATGDWVVQRTPRDPGATVPDDALRASGTSPGGPGVDAPRPGTSGEPPPWKAVVARRPASRETVAEKAGLEAAPVLAEGLRVLWDLSAERSALHARTLQCLAAFYDGDTTVGPGATDAIDAIGVGLALHCTVDQAARRVADAFLAVEHLPRTFAVLESGEMPAAWFDDVIRLVRPLAVADRRRADTVIATWDMHIPPERFRRELRHLVDWLSVRAAEPEREDPRACRSVTMLTDPQPGIGLLEVRGPAPEILSLARRLDAAARGLQNAQRHALAQGTEIPGDPEGRAASTGRPLSLSQLRFWLLTAAELDTDGVHVPADRFRLNVTVPVLTVLGASDQPGMLEGRIPIPPDMARHLAAGERTWHRVPTDPCTGAFLPMPAERYTPSPAMLEHLRLRQATCAVPGCDRPASSASECDHIEEFDHRDPARGGRTEIENLHLPCWQHHAEKTAGRLDPERLPSTGTGPGATAWRVGSAEHPCARVEVEDDVDLATPRAVAQLMASWNAYLARVEARRARRAEQEQDTTSDHPPDEPPTRPPREGPPWSEPRRGQPPPTDPHEAPPF; encoded by the coding sequence ATGGACGAGGCGAGAGGACGCGGCGGCGATGCGGGGCGTCGTGCGTCCCACGACGCCGTGCCCGCCACCGGCGACTGGGTGGTCCAGAGGACTCCTCGGGACCCCGGCGCCACGGTCCCCGACGACGCGCTCAGGGCGTCGGGGACCTCTCCTGGCGGGCCCGGCGTCGACGCGCCGCGTCCCGGCACGTCCGGGGAGCCGCCGCCATGGAAGGCCGTCGTCGCGCGGCGTCCCGCGAGCCGTGAGACCGTCGCCGAGAAGGCAGGCCTGGAGGCCGCCCCCGTGCTCGCCGAGGGGCTGCGCGTCCTGTGGGACCTCTCGGCGGAGCGGTCGGCGCTCCACGCCCGCACCCTGCAGTGCCTCGCAGCCTTCTACGACGGGGACACCACGGTCGGCCCGGGAGCGACGGACGCGATCGATGCGATCGGTGTCGGGCTCGCGCTGCACTGCACGGTCGACCAGGCGGCCCGGCGGGTCGCGGACGCCTTCCTCGCCGTCGAGCACCTGCCGCGCACGTTCGCGGTGCTCGAGAGCGGAGAGATGCCCGCCGCCTGGTTCGACGACGTGATCCGGCTCGTGCGCCCCCTCGCCGTGGCGGATCGGCGTCGCGCCGACACGGTGATCGCGACCTGGGACATGCACATCCCGCCTGAGCGCTTCCGCCGCGAACTGCGCCACCTGGTCGACTGGCTGTCCGTGCGCGCCGCCGAGCCCGAGCGCGAGGACCCTCGTGCGTGCCGCAGCGTGACGATGCTGACGGATCCCCAGCCCGGGATCGGGCTGCTCGAGGTGCGGGGGCCGGCGCCGGAGATCCTCTCGCTCGCTCGGCGGCTCGATGCGGCGGCGCGCGGCCTCCAGAACGCCCAGCGCCATGCCCTCGCGCAGGGGACGGAGATCCCCGGCGACCCCGAGGGGCGGGCGGCGTCGACCGGCCGGCCCCTGTCTCTGTCCCAGCTGCGCTTCTGGCTCCTGACGGCAGCCGAGCTGGACACCGACGGCGTGCACGTGCCCGCCGATCGCTTCCGGCTGAACGTCACCGTGCCCGTGCTCACCGTGCTCGGAGCCTCCGATCAGCCCGGCATGCTCGAAGGGCGCATCCCGATCCCGCCGGACATGGCGCGGCACCTCGCCGCGGGGGAGCGCACCTGGCACCGGGTGCCGACCGATCCGTGCACCGGGGCGTTCCTCCCGATGCCCGCGGAGCGGTACACGCCGAGCCCGGCCATGCTCGAGCATCTGCGTCTGCGCCAGGCCACGTGCGCCGTGCCGGGCTGTGACCGGCCGGCGTCCTCCGCCTCGGAATGCGACCACATCGAGGAGTTCGACCACCGGGACCCGGCACGGGGAGGGCGCACCGAGATCGAGAACCTCCACCTCCCGTGCTGGCAGCATCACGCCGAGAAGACGGCCGGTCGTCTCGACCCCGAGCGTCTGCCGTCGACCGGCACCGGGCCGGGAGCCACGGCCTGGCGGGTCGGGTCCGCTGAGCACCCGTGCGCCCGCGTGGAGGTCGAGGACGACGTCGACCTCGCGACGCCGCGCGCCGTCGCCCAGCTCATGGCTTCATGGAACGCGTACCTCGCACGGGTCGAGGCCCGCAGGGCCCGACGAGCCGAGCAGGAGCAGGACACGACGTCGGACCACCCGCCCGACGAGCCGCCGACCCGGCCCCCGCGCGAAGGACCGCCGTGGTCCGAGCCTCGGCGAGGGCAACCCCCGCCGACAGACCCGCATGAGGCACCACCGTTCTGA
- a CDS encoding MFS transporter, which translates to MPVVLSVPAGARGTALAVAHLALSLPLGVWLGRVPQVKESLGASDADWGLATSVATCGEVLGLELVIVLIGRVRTRTMALVAAGVALAASPLVALSPALPALVVSLLVWMLAAKVLGATAGALVLVHQRQLGRSVVGHFDALDSLGMLSGGALSWSAIRGGIPVAWQLAAVDAVIALALSVLRGRLPDEPRRTGSAERLVLRLRRRLSAPVVLLGVLSLLASIVDAAASQWAGIHLARSVHGSVALGALGYTVVMASKSVCLLVVGAVAERLGWRRLALLSVAVTVPALVVGVGSGRLVPGLLGLVVLGVGTAFLGPMVNTLAGEQRAVSAGEARSMLELGELPAYLLTPLAAGLLAAHLEVRWALLVLTCGPLLLGGLLLASPRAWRSIGGAGA; encoded by the coding sequence ATGCCCGTCGTCCTGTCCGTCCCCGCCGGCGCACGCGGCACCGCCCTCGCCGTCGCGCACCTCGCTCTCAGCCTTCCGCTCGGCGTGTGGCTCGGGCGGGTGCCCCAGGTCAAGGAGTCCCTCGGGGCCTCGGACGCCGACTGGGGCCTCGCGACGTCGGTGGCGACGTGCGGCGAGGTCCTCGGGCTCGAGCTCGTCATCGTGCTCATCGGACGGGTCCGCACGCGCACGATGGCGCTCGTGGCCGCAGGCGTGGCCCTCGCCGCGAGCCCGCTCGTCGCGCTCTCACCGGCGCTCCCCGCTCTCGTCGTATCGCTCCTGGTGTGGATGCTCGCCGCCAAGGTCCTCGGCGCCACCGCCGGCGCCCTCGTGCTCGTGCATCAGCGGCAGCTCGGGCGGAGCGTCGTCGGGCACTTCGACGCGCTGGACAGCCTCGGCATGCTGAGCGGCGGGGCGCTGTCATGGTCGGCGATCCGCGGTGGGATCCCGGTGGCGTGGCAGCTCGCCGCGGTCGACGCGGTGATCGCGCTCGCCCTGTCCGTGCTGCGGGGGCGGCTCCCGGACGAGCCGCGTCGCACCGGCTCAGCCGAGAGGCTCGTCCTGCGTCTGCGTCGGCGCCTGAGCGCTCCCGTGGTCCTCCTCGGCGTGCTCTCGCTGCTCGCGAGCATCGTCGACGCCGCCGCCTCCCAGTGGGCCGGCATCCATCTCGCGCGGAGCGTCCATGGGAGCGTCGCCCTCGGAGCCCTCGGGTACACCGTCGTCATGGCATCCAAGAGCGTCTGCCTGCTGGTCGTCGGCGCGGTCGCCGAGCGCCTCGGCTGGAGGAGGCTCGCTCTGCTCTCCGTCGCCGTGACCGTGCCGGCGCTCGTCGTCGGGGTGGGCTCAGGACGTCTCGTGCCCGGCCTGCTCGGGCTCGTCGTCCTCGGGGTCGGCACCGCGTTCCTCGGTCCGATGGTCAACACCCTCGCGGGCGAGCAGCGCGCCGTCAGCGCGGGGGAGGCGCGGTCGATGCTCGAGCTCGGCGAGCTCCCCGCCTACCTGCTCACCCCGCTCGCGGCGGGTCTCCTCGCAGCCCATCTGGAGGTGCGGTGGGCGCTCCTCGTCCTGACGTGCGGCCCGCTTCTCCTGGGCGGCCTCCTGCTGGCGTCCCCTCGCGCCTGGCGATCCATCGGGGGAGCGGGGGCGTAG
- a CDS encoding 1-deoxy-D-xylulose-5-phosphate synthase, translated as MSSQSVRSTALAQPRALTIPASPEALRALDADRLPEVAHLIRQRLVEITATTGGHLGPNLGVVELTLALHREFDSPREPLVFDTGHQAYVHKMLTGRPDLAGLRQRGGVSGYPDRGESEHDVVENSHASGSIAWAHGIDRGRRLVGPGARGTDDGHGPAEGSVVAIIGDGALTGGVGLEALNDLAADPASAVVVVLNDNTRSYAPTIGGLAAHLAALRAGDVPAGADVFTALGLTYLGPVDGHDLDALAAVLAEAHRIAADPHRGAPVVHVLTRKGMGFERAERDVTDHWHATGPFQIDLPSPEEAAAETVPAPDAPARPATWTARAGEVVLDAARADDRVVAVSAAMIDPVGLTPLQQAMPERVIDVGIAEQLALDTAAGLSHGGAKPLVALYSTFLNRAIDQLLLDVALHHEDVTITLDRAGVTGDDGPSHHGIWDLSLAAQVPGLAAFAPRDGERLDAAIRTALALEGPALVRYPKGGCGADVAALAQVPSGDVLAGDPARAVDALVVSIGALARPTVEAARRAADETGANVLVVDPVQALPISEELIALAASARAVVTVEDGVAVRGVGAALALALGQRATASHPTPPVRNLGVAQGFHAHATRAHILAEHGLDAEGIARSIRDVLG; from the coding sequence ATGTCGTCGCAGTCCGTGCGATCGACGGCGCTCGCGCAGCCGCGTGCGCTCACGATCCCCGCATCCCCCGAGGCGCTCCGCGCCCTCGACGCCGACCGCCTGCCCGAGGTCGCCCACCTGATCCGGCAGCGCCTCGTCGAGATCACCGCCACCACGGGCGGCCACCTCGGCCCCAACCTCGGCGTCGTCGAGCTGACGCTCGCGCTGCACCGCGAGTTCGACTCGCCCCGCGAGCCCCTCGTCTTCGACACCGGCCATCAGGCCTACGTACACAAGATGCTCACCGGACGCCCAGATCTGGCCGGGCTGCGCCAGCGCGGCGGCGTCTCGGGCTATCCCGACCGGGGGGAGTCCGAGCACGACGTCGTCGAGAACTCCCACGCGTCGGGCTCGATCGCCTGGGCCCACGGCATCGACCGGGGTCGGCGACTGGTCGGACCCGGTGCACGCGGCACGGACGACGGGCACGGCCCGGCCGAGGGGTCGGTCGTCGCGATCATCGGGGACGGAGCCCTCACGGGCGGCGTCGGGCTCGAGGCCCTCAACGACCTCGCCGCCGATCCCGCGAGCGCCGTGGTCGTCGTGCTCAACGACAACACGCGCTCCTACGCGCCGACCATCGGCGGCCTCGCCGCCCATCTCGCGGCCCTGCGCGCCGGGGACGTCCCGGCGGGCGCCGACGTCTTCACCGCTCTCGGCCTGACCTACCTGGGGCCCGTCGACGGCCATGACCTCGACGCCCTCGCCGCCGTGCTCGCCGAGGCGCACCGCATCGCCGCCGACCCGCATCGCGGCGCCCCCGTCGTGCACGTGCTGACCCGCAAGGGCATGGGCTTCGAGCGCGCGGAGCGGGACGTGACCGACCACTGGCACGCGACCGGCCCCTTCCAGATCGACCTGCCCAGCCCCGAGGAGGCCGCCGCGGAGACGGTCCCGGCGCCCGACGCGCCCGCCCGTCCCGCCACCTGGACGGCCCGCGCCGGCGAGGTCGTGCTCGACGCCGCCCGGGCCGACGACCGCGTGGTCGCGGTGAGCGCCGCCATGATCGACCCCGTCGGCCTCACCCCGCTCCAACAGGCGATGCCCGAGCGGGTCATCGACGTCGGCATCGCCGAGCAGCTCGCGCTCGACACCGCCGCGGGCCTGTCGCACGGCGGGGCGAAGCCGCTCGTGGCGCTGTACTCGACCTTCCTGAACCGCGCGATCGACCAGCTCCTGCTGGACGTCGCCCTGCACCACGAGGACGTCACCATCACGCTCGACCGGGCGGGGGTCACGGGCGACGACGGGCCGAGCCATCACGGCATCTGGGATCTCTCCCTCGCCGCGCAGGTCCCGGGCCTGGCCGCGTTCGCCCCGCGCGACGGCGAGCGGCTCGACGCGGCGATCCGCACGGCGCTCGCGCTCGAGGGCCCCGCTCTCGTGCGCTATCCCAAGGGGGGCTGCGGCGCGGACGTCGCCGCCCTCGCGCAGGTGCCCTCGGGCGACGTGCTCGCGGGCGACCCTGCCCGCGCCGTCGACGCGCTCGTCGTGAGCATCGGCGCGCTCGCCCGTCCGACCGTGGAGGCGGCCCGTCGCGCGGCGGACGAGACGGGTGCGAACGTGCTCGTGGTCGACCCGGTGCAGGCGCTGCCGATCTCCGAGGAGCTGATCGCGCTCGCAGCGAGCGCCCGCGCCGTCGTGACCGTCGAGGACGGCGTGGCCGTGCGCGGCGTCGGCGCGGCCCTCGCCCTCGCCCTCGGCCAGCGCGCGACCGCCTCGCATCCCACCCCGCCGGTGCGGAACCTCGGCGTGGCGCAGGGGTTCCACGCACATGCGACGCGCGCCCACATCCTCGCCGAGCACGGCCTCGACGCCGAGGGGATCGCCCGGAGCATCCGGGACGTCCTGGGCTGA